In the Triticum aestivum cultivar Chinese Spring chromosome 2B, IWGSC CS RefSeq v2.1, whole genome shotgun sequence genome, GCAAGCGGAAGTATTATGTCCTGAATTTTTTGACTTCGACCAACTTCGAGATGTAAGTCGGTTTAGACGCAACCAGATCTGGGCTGTCTATGATAGTCAATGCTGTATGCCAAGATTTTATGCTCGAATTACAAAGGTAAGAAGGGCCCCAAAGTTTGAGGTACACTTTGTTTTGCTGGAATTTGATCCCAGAAATAAAGCAGAGGTGGCATGGTCACGTGGGGAACTGCCTGTTGCTTGTGGACATTTTAAGCATGGAGCATCACACACAGCTAAAGAAACTAAGATCTTCTCCCAGATCATTTCCTATGAGAAAAGCAGGACAAGAAACTCGTTTGAGGTATATCCTAAGAAAGGTGAAGTTTGGGCCCTTTTCAAGGGATGGGACATTGGCTGGAGTTCGGACGCTAAAAACCACACAGATTTTCAGTATGAAGTTGTTCAGATTGTCTCTGATTTTACGACAAGCACTAGCATCATTGCCATGCCGCTCGTAAAATTAAGAGGCTTTGTTAGCTTATTTACGGGGTTGGAAGAGGCAACCCCGTACGTGATACCTCAGGATAACACACTAAGGTTTTCACATTGTGTCCCTTACCATTGGATGGAGGGGACTGAAAGAGATGGCATTCCAGAAGGAGCTGTTGAACTTGATCCTGACGCGCTTCCCCCTAACTTGGAAGATGCTTTTGCCTCTGTTGTACCTGAAAGCATTTACACTCATTCTGCTGTACAAGATAGTACTGATGTTTATGAGGAATCTGATGATATTATCCAGGAAGAATATGAATGTGCTGAATCTGAATTCCATGAATTTACAGAAATGAGATCACTTGACAAGCTCAAACCTGGGCAAATCTGGGCTCTCTACAATGATATGGATAAGTTCCCCAATTACTATGCCGGCATAAGGAAAGTCGATCTCAAGAATAATAAAGTACAAGTGAGATGGCTTTATGTCTCTCCTCGGGGAGAGGAGGAGAAAAGATTGGTGAACGAAGATCGCCCTGTTGGCTGTGGAATCTTTACGGTTTCCGGTGAAAATGATGCTATTAAGACTTACACTGGTACACAATCATTTTCTCATCCTGTATGTAGTAGCCCAACTGGTAGAGAGAAAGAATTTGAAATTATTCCTCTTCCTCGTGAGATCTGGGCCGTTTACAAGGACTGGAGGGCTGGATGGACTGCGCACGATTTTAAAAATTGTGACTATGAATTGGTGGAGATATTAACCCATACGGACTCGTCCATACAAGTTAAGCTGTTGAGAAAGGTGGATGGTCACAGGACAGTATTTAGAAGAGAGCCATCTGTGGAAACGATATGTAAGGATGAGTACTTAAAGTTCTCTCACCAGATCCCTCGCTTCCATCTGACAAATGAAAAAGGAGGCAAGCTTCGAGGCTGTTTGGAGCTCGATCCTTTCTCGGTGCCAGAGAGGTTTCTCGGCATTGATTCAGTGTAAGATAACCCTGTTCATGGTGGCTCTTTGGATGGCTCTCTTTTCGGAGGAATTACAAGACTGAAGGTTGTGCGGAAGTTGATCAAACCGTGTTTCATGCTGCCCAGAGTTCTCCATGTCCCAGTGATGTTATGATGTGCTTGTTTACTCTTCCTGCAGCCGGTGCCTCTAAGATCTAGTTAGAGGCCTGAGATTTATTGCAGCTGCTGTTTTTACTTTTGGTC is a window encoding:
- the LOC123040447 gene encoding uncharacterized protein translates to MNLHNTCLQEQLSGSNSARPQTFWTSCPACRYRYEYYHEISQKTVRCQNCSKAFVAHVLTDQPVHSGPEQSVWKNAGVFSEIRLIRKFKPGQIWALYSDIDKYPNCYAFIEKVELQNNEVQTRWLEVCPDGELEKISIEDRTVGCGTYKVATTDGIMIYTDMKSFSHRVNAIFTGRRNSYEIYPRKDEVWALLKGWDIGWSSDAHNQKKYKYEVVQVLSDFTTGTSITVMPLVKIKVFVSLFMQSKEATPYLIRQDDTIWFSHCIPYRLMGAAESEGIPEGALELDPAALPLNLEQPHVRVISESRSVKGSEFDAAYAGSSRGNKPRKESEGVGERQHATCMNAGIFAKTSVVENRYHNTPSIVEGMDVAEESDDVQAEVLCPEFFDFDQLRDVSRFRRNQIWAVYDSQCCMPRFYARITKVRRAPKFEVHFVLLEFDPRNKAEVAWSRGELPVACGHFKHGASHTAKETKIFSQIISYEKSRTRNSFEVYPKKGEVWALFKGWDIGWSSDAKNHTDFQYEVVQIVSDFTTSTSIIAMPLVKLRGFVSLFTGLEEATPYVIPQDNTLRFSHCVPYHWMEGTERDGIPEGAVELDPDALPPNLEDAFASVVPESIYTHSAVQDSTDVYEESDDIIQEEYECAESEFHEFTEMRSLDKLKPGQIWALYNDMDKFPNYYAGIRKVDLKNNKVQVRWLYVSPRGEEEKRLVNEDRPVGCGIFTVSGENDAIKTYTGTQSFSHPVCSSPTGREKEFEIIPLPREIWAVYKDWRAGWTAHDFKNCDYELVEILTHTDSSIQVKLLRKVDGHRTVFRREPSVETICKDEYLKFSHQIPRFHLTNEKGGKLRGCLELDPFSVPERFLGIDSV